The genomic stretch GACGTCCCAAGGGCGGCGCGGCCTACGGCCTTCGCGCAGCTTTCCACATGCTTCGCGCCCGCTACTCTGGAGAATAAAGCGCGCTCGGCTAACTTGCCGGAAAGGCATTCGCCGTATAAGCGGCCCGGCACCCACCCGAACGGGCACAACTAACGCAGAGGATTGCGCCGAAGTGAGCGGCAACGCGACTTACCAGGTTCCAGATGGCCCGCTGTGCCTTGCGGGGCCGGTTGCACGTCCGCAGCCCGGCACGCACCCCTTGCGCGGCGACCTTGCCCATATCGCGCTCGCCGGAACCTATCTGGCAGCACATTACGTCGTGCCGCAGCCGGGCGAGATCGGCCCTGACGGCGCCGAAATGCACCTGATGCCGCGCGATGACAGCGAAGTGTCGATGACACTGGAAGCGGGCACGGCGTTCGAAATTCTTGACGTTGCCGGTGACTGGGTCTGGGGCTGTCTCGGGCCGAAGGGTCCCTCGGGCTATATTAAAGGCAATTGCCTCGCAGGCTGAGCCGCGTATTAGCCTTGCGCCATGACACAGCGCATTTTCATCGACGGAGCCGCCGGAACCACCGGCCTCGAAATTCGCGAACGGCTCGCTGGCCGCGACGAATTCGAACTGATCGTGCTCGGCGATGAAGAGCGCAAGAGCGAGAGCGCGCGCCGCGATGCGCTGCATGCCGCCGATATCGCGATCCTCTGCCTGCCCGACGATGCAGCAAAGGAGTCGGTATCGCTGGCAGAGGGATCGGACACCCGCTTCATCGATGCCTCCAGCGCGCACCGCGTGGCAGACGGCTGGACCTATGGATTCCCGGAATTGATCGGGCACGACACGATCGCCAATGCGCAGTTCGTTTCCAATCCAGGTTGTTACCCGACCGGTTTCCTAGCCCTGGTCGCACCGCTGGTGAAAGCTGGATTGCTTCCAGCGGACTGGCCTTACACCGTCAACGCGGTGAGCGGATATTCGGGCGGCGGCAAGGCGCTGATCGAGCGGTTCGCGCAGGAAACCGATTTCGCCTTTCGCGCCTATGGCCTTGGCGGCGGACACAAGCATTTGCCTGAGATGAAAGCCTATGCCGGGCTTACCCATGCGCCTGTCTTTTCGCCCAGCGTTGTCCCTGCCCATCGCGGCATGATCGTCGATGTCCCGCTGACGCTGGCGGCGATGGAGCAATCGCACTCGCCCGCGGCGCTGCTGAATGAACTCCAAAGGTTCTACGACGGCTCGGATCTCGTTTCCGTTCACGGCGATGTTCCGGGTGAGCTTCTGCTGCACGAAGGCGCTCCGGCGTGGGACGGGATCGAGCTCTGGGTTTGCGGGGACGCGGCAGGCGCTCAGGTGCGGCTGGTCGCGCGGCTCGACAACCTCGGCAAAGGCGCGAGCGGGGCCGCGATCCAGAACCTCAACATCATGTGCGGCCTCCCCGAAACCACCGGCCTGCGCCTCGGTTGATCGGCCTATGATGCCTAAAATTTAGGCATCACCCGTCTGCCTTTTGTGCAGCGCCTGTGCCTGCGACATTTTCTTGCTTGCCCTGCCCCAAGCGTGAATGGGGTTTGCGCCGCGCACAGCATCCTCTATCGGTTTCGTATCCACGCCTTGGCACGATTCTTGGATAAGTTTTGGTCAAGGATTTAGACTAGCTGCCGGTCTTGCGCTTCGCGACGGTCGAAGAGGCAACGCCGGATCGATGTGCCGGGGGCAAAAGCCACGTGAAAAAGATCGAAGCGATCATCAAGCCGTTCAAGCTGGACGAGGTGAAGGAGGCGCTGCACGAAATCGGCGTGTCCGGCATCACCGTGACCGAGGCCAAGGGTTTCGGCCGCCAGAAGGGCCATACCGAGCTCTATCGCGGCGCCGAATATGTCGTCGATTTCCTGCCCAAGGTTAAACTCGAAGTGGTCGTCAGCGACACGATCGCCGAACGCGTGGTCGAAGCGATTTCCTCCGCCGCGCAGACCGGCCGCATCGGAGACGGCAAGATCTTCGTATCCTCGATCGAAAACGCCCTTCGCATCCGCACGGGCGAAAAGGACGACGACGCGATTTAAGTGCTGCGCGCGGCCTGCGGGATCGGGCGCAATCCTCTCAACCCCCGGATCCAACCGGGCACACAAACGATAAAACTAGCTGGAGGCTGACTACCAATGAGCAAGGCGAAAGACGTCCTCAAGACTATCAAGGACAATGAGATCGAGTGGGTCGACCTCCGCTTCACCGACCCGAAGGGCAAATGGCAGCACCTGACCATGTGCGCCGGCGTGATGGGCGAAGACGAGTTCGAAGACGGCCTGATGTTCGACGGTTCGTCGATCGCCGGCTGGAAAGCGATCAACGAATCCGACATGATCCTGAAGCCCGACCTCGACGCGACCTGGATCGACCCGTTCAGCGCCACGCCGATGCTGATCATCAACTGCGACATCGTCGAACCTTCGACCGGTGACTGGTACAGCCGCGACCCGCGCACCACTGCAAAGCGCGCCGAAAACTATCTCAAGTCGACCGGCATCGGCGACACGATCTATGTCGGCCCGGAAGCAGAATTCTTCATGTTCGACGATGTGCGTTTCGAAGACGGCTATGCCGGTTCGGGCTTCGCTATCGACGACATCGAACTGCCGACCAACACCGGCAAGGAATACGAAGCCGGCAACATGGCGCACCGTCCGCGTGCCAAGGGCGGCTACTTCCCCGTGGCCCCGGTCGACAGCGCTGTCGACATTCGCGGCGAGATGGTTTCGACCATGCTCGAAATGGGCCTGCCCTGCGACAAGCATCACCACGAAGTTGCCGCCGCACAGCACGAACTGGGCCTGACCTTCGGCACGCTGGTGCAAACCGCCGACCGCATGCAGGTTTACAAGTATGTCGTGCATCAGGTCGCCCACGCCTATGGCAAGACCGCGACCTTCATGCCCAAGCCGATCAAGGAAGATAACGGTTCGGGCATGCACACCCACATGTCGATCTGGACCGACGGCAAGCCAACCTTCGCTGGCAATGAATATGCCGGCCTGTCGGAAAACTGCCTCTATTACATCGGCGGCGTCATCAAGCACGCCAAGGCGCTGAACGCCTTCACCAACCCGACCACCAACAGCTACAAGCGCCTGGTGCCGGGCTTCGAAGCACCGGTGCTGCTCGCCTATTCGGCGCGCAACCGTTCGGCATCGTGCCGTATTCCTTACGGCGCAGGCGACAAGGCGAAGCGCGTCGAGTTCCGTTTCCCCGATGCGATGGCCAACCCCTACCTCGCCTATTCGGCGCTGCTGATGGCTGGCCTCGACGGGATCCAGAACAAGATCCACCCGGGCGAAGCCATGGACAAGAACCTCTACGACCTGCCGCCGGCAGAGCTCGCCGAAGTTCCGACCGTCTGCGGCAGCTTGCGCGAAGCCCTGGAAGCCTTGGAAGCCGACCACGAATTCCTGCTGAAGGGCGACGTGTTCACCAAGGACCAGATCGACGCCTATGCCGAACTGAAGTGGGAAGAGGTCATCCGTACGGAAACGACCCCGTGCCCGGTCGAGTTCGACATGTATTACAGCATGTAATAGACATCTGCCCCATGGGCGGAAAGAAAAGGCGTCCGGAGCGATCCGGGCGCCTTTTTCTGTTATGGGTCAGCGATCGGGCTTCCTGACCGGACTGACCCTGATCACTGGAGGCGGCTTGCCTTCCATTTTCTTGCGGAAGCGTTCGCGGCTTGCCTCTTCTTGCGCCTCAAAGGCATTTTCGCAGAACCGGCCCAATGGCCCCTCGTCCTGCCGCTTCGCGATGCTCCGGGCCTGCTCCCAGCTTACGCCTTCGACCACGCAGATGCGCGGGTTTGCCTTACCCATCGAAAAGCGCTTGTGAAAATAGAGCCGCGCACCGTCGCTCAAGTCGGCAAAGCCCTGCTGCGGTCTGAACGGGAATAGCGCCATGCTGCGGATGACGCTGCGCTCTCCTGCCGCAAGGTCGAGGGCACGTTCGACGTCGAATGCGGAATCGTACCGATTGGGCAGCTCCACCAGCATGGCCCTTGCCTCCCCGAACTCTTCGCTGCGGCTGAAGACGGCATAGCCATCGTCTGCCAGGCTGGCGCGATATTCGGCCTGGATTTCCCGGTCGAACTCCTGCGGCTGGCAATCGGGACCGGGGAACAATGCGGTCAGCTCGTTGCCGCGGGCAAGGCGCGAAGGTTCGGGCAGTTTGCTGGCCGTCAGCACGAACCTGCATGCCGTCACCCGCTCTTCACCCCCGACATGGCGAACCAAGTCCCAAGGCCGCTCGCCGCGCATGCCGGCATAGGGTGCTAGGAAAGGGACGACATAGAAGACACCGCCGTCCGGACCCATGGCCCCGACGAGATAGCGCTCCCCGTAAAGTCCGGTCTGTTCGGCCAGCGGCACTGTGTCGAAACCCAATTCCGCCGCTTCGGTCGCTGCACGTTGCTGCAGGCTTTCGCGTAGTGGCGAGAGGCGGTTCATGCGCGGATTGGGATCAGGCTTGTCGGCGGGCGGGACGACGATTTCGACTTCACCGAAGACCACCGGTTCTTCTGCTCCAGCCGTGCATCCCAAACCTAGAGCCGCGGCGGCAAACAGGACTGGCACCCGCTTCATTGCGCGCCCTCTGCCGGCATGTCCGGCCTCGTGCGGAAACGCTCGAAGTACGCCAGCGTATGCCGCATCATGTCGGCATGGTTCAGCGTCATCCCGTGGGTGTCGCCAAAATATAAGTGCAATTCGACCGGCGTACCGGCGGCGCGCATACCCTCTGCCACATCGACCGCGTCCTGCGGATCGACGCGCCAGTCGTCGGAACCATGAAAGATGATACCCGGCACCTTGATCTCGCCAGCCCACTTCGAGGCGGAACGCCTCGTCAGCGCAGCTTCGCGTCCATGCGCATGATAGTCCGGCATCATTTCCGCATACATGTCCTCGAAGCCGGGACGGTTCTCGACATTGCGCCACAGGTCGGAAACGCCGGCCTGTATGCTGAACGCACGCAGCGGGCTGTCACCCTTCGCGAGCTGATAGGTCATCATGCCCCCTCGCGATCCGCCAAAGGCGAAGACGTTGGCCGTGTCGACATAGCCCAGGCTCTCGGCCAGCGGGATCAGGGCGCGCACGTCATCGACGTCGTCGCCGCCGAATTCGTCCTCTCCCTCGCTTCCGGGGCCGCCGCGATATTGCGAGGCGAGGACGACATATCCTGCCTTCAGGAAGTCGTACCAGCCCCAGTTCATCCAGGCTGCCATCCCGCCGAAATCGCGGTTGCCGCCGCGATTGGCGATGATCAGAGGCAGAGCCTCGCCAGCGGTATCGACCGGCTTCCACAGGAACCCGGCAATCTCGAGCCCGCCGCTCGCATAACGGATTTCGCGACATTCGAAGCCTTCGTAGGCGAGACGTTCGGCAAGTTGATCCTCGGTCAGCGATGCCTGCATGAGCAATGCGTCCGGTATGGGCGGCATCGCTATCCCTTCCCTTTCGGCAAAGGCTATCTCCCGCGATACGGCCAGTTTCTGGCGCTTGAGATAGAGCGCGTGGGTCATATCCCGCATCGGCTCGCACGGCTCGGAAGAGATCAGCGTTCCATCCGGCAAATCGGTCGCGCTCGCAGGCGCAACCGCTACGAAAGCGAGCAAGATGCTCGCAGCACTGGCAAATTTCATTCATCCCCCCGGGCTTGCTTGCCCGCCACGCTAGGGCGCGGACAGGTACAGGGCAACTCCTTCACATTATCGGGCGGAGCGTTATGGTCGGACCGAGCAAAGACGGAGCGGGAATGGTGCCTTCAATGAACTCACGCAGATTTGCGATCGCAATCGCTTCGTCCGCCTTTCTTGCAGCACAGCCGGCATCGGCAGCCGACTGTGACGCACTGAAGGCGATCTTCGCGGCCCACGCTTCCAAATTCGAAGACCTGAAGGGCGAGATGACGTCGGGCAGCATGATGACCTACAACTACGCAGTGAAATCGGGACCGGGCAGCGCCGGTTTCGCAGCGTCAGATTGCGTAATACGCAGTAACTCACGCACCATGACATACCGCTGCGAACTGGGGTTCGACGATGTCGAAGCCTTGCAGTCTGCCTACGACATTGGCGTTGCCGATCTGGGTCGATGCCTCGTGAACAAGAACTCTTCCCGGACCTCCGACGTACAGCAGGAAACTGCCTTCGTTCCCGCGCAGGGCCACGAAGGCACGCTTAGGCTTGGAACGCGTCGCAGCAATGGCGGTGACCTGTGGCTCTATCTTTCGATCTACGCCCTGAAACCGTAATCCTGGCCGGGCGTTTCGAGGGGTATGATAAAACACCCCGTCTTAGCCCCCTTCGTACTCGCCACAATCGCGCTCGCTGCCTGTTCTCCCGAACAAGACGCCGCCGGACCGACAGAAACGCAAGCCCCCGATCCGTCCGTTCAAGCACCCCCCGATAGCGAGGCTGTTGCCGATCCGGACCGCAATCTGGATCCGCCCATCCTGACGCCGGAAGCAGAACGCGGCGAAACCGGCGCCCGCAACGTCCTCGTTTCTTTTGCGCGGGACATCGAACTGGAGCGGTATGATGCCGCATGGGAACTGCTGAGCGCTGCCGACCGGAAGAAATGGCCCAAAGCCGAATTCGCCGTCATTTTTTCCGATCTCGAGGAAGTCACCGTCGCGGTGCCGACCGGCGAAATGGAAGGTGCAGCCGGCTCGCTCTATTACACGGCGCCGGTCACGATAACCGGAACCGATGTGATCGGTCGTCCGGTCACGATCGAGGGTGAAGCAATCCTGCGCCGAACAAATGACGTTGACGGCGCTACCCCCGAACAAAGGCGCTGGCATTTCCAGTCGCTATCGCTCGACTGGACGCACTGAGCGAGAAAATTGCTTCGCCAGCCGACCCGAAGGTGACTGGCAATTTTCCTACTCGGGGTTTTTCTGCCTAATCGCTCGGCCTTTCAGCAAAGAGGCAAGCGATGAACCGCAAGATCATTTTCGATACTGTCCGCAAGCTTATCGGCAGGGGTTTCGACCAGCCCGAAGTCGACGCTCTCGACAAAGCCCTCGACACCACCATCGATGAGAATCGAAATCGCGATCAGGACAGTGTTCCATGTGTTCCATCCAGTAGGATTCCGCGCCGTGTCGGAGATGCGGGAATTGCGCTGATCAAGCAGTTCGAAGGCTGCGCCCGGCTACGCAAGGACGGGCGGATAGAGGCCTATCCCGACCCCGGCACGGGCGGTGCGCCGTGGACGATTGGTTGGGGCGCAACAGGAAAAGGCATCGGCCCGGGGACCGTCTGGTCGCAGGATGAATGCGATGCGCGGCTCGAAATCGACCTCGCTCGCTATGCGGCAGACGTTGCCCGAGCGGTCGGGGATGCGCCCACCAGCCATAACCAGTTCGATGCGATGGTCAGCTTCCATTACAATACCGGGGCCATTTTCCGCGCAACGCTGACAAGGAAACACATCGCCGGAGATTACGACGCAGCGCTGCTGGAATTCGCCCGATGGAA from Altererythrobacter epoxidivorans encodes the following:
- the glnA gene encoding type I glutamate--ammonia ligase, which translates into the protein MSKAKDVLKTIKDNEIEWVDLRFTDPKGKWQHLTMCAGVMGEDEFEDGLMFDGSSIAGWKAINESDMILKPDLDATWIDPFSATPMLIINCDIVEPSTGDWYSRDPRTTAKRAENYLKSTGIGDTIYVGPEAEFFMFDDVRFEDGYAGSGFAIDDIELPTNTGKEYEAGNMAHRPRAKGGYFPVAPVDSAVDIRGEMVSTMLEMGLPCDKHHHEVAAAQHELGLTFGTLVQTADRMQVYKYVVHQVAHAYGKTATFMPKPIKEDNGSGMHTHMSIWTDGKPTFAGNEYAGLSENCLYYIGGVIKHAKALNAFTNPTTNSYKRLVPGFEAPVLLAYSARNRSASCRIPYGAGDKAKRVEFRFPDAMANPYLAYSALLMAGLDGIQNKIHPGEAMDKNLYDLPPAELAEVPTVCGSLREALEALEADHEFLLKGDVFTKDQIDAYAELKWEEVIRTETTPCPVEFDMYYSM
- a CDS encoding lysozyme, producing MNRKIIFDTVRKLIGRGFDQPEVDALDKALDTTIDENRNRDQDSVPCVPSSRIPRRVGDAGIALIKQFEGCARLRKDGRIEAYPDPGTGGAPWTIGWGATGKGIGPGTVWSQDECDARLEIDLARYAADVARAVGDAPTSHNQFDAMVSFHYNTGAIFRATLTRKHIAGDYDAALLEFARWNRAGGRILKGLTRRRSAEARLYSTV
- the argC gene encoding N-acetyl-gamma-glutamyl-phosphate reductase, producing the protein MTQRIFIDGAAGTTGLEIRERLAGRDEFELIVLGDEERKSESARRDALHAADIAILCLPDDAAKESVSLAEGSDTRFIDASSAHRVADGWTYGFPELIGHDTIANAQFVSNPGCYPTGFLALVAPLVKAGLLPADWPYTVNAVSGYSGGGKALIERFAQETDFAFRAYGLGGGHKHLPEMKAYAGLTHAPVFSPSVVPAHRGMIVDVPLTLAAMEQSHSPAALLNELQRFYDGSDLVSVHGDVPGELLLHEGAPAWDGIELWVCGDAAGAQVRLVARLDNLGKGASGAAIQNLNIMCGLPETTGLRLG
- a CDS encoding alpha/beta hydrolase family protein, translating into MKFASAASILLAFVAVAPASATDLPDGTLISSEPCEPMRDMTHALYLKRQKLAVSREIAFAEREGIAMPPIPDALLMQASLTEDQLAERLAYEGFECREIRYASGGLEIAGFLWKPVDTAGEALPLIIANRGGNRDFGGMAAWMNWGWYDFLKAGYVVLASQYRGGPGSEGEDEFGGDDVDDVRALIPLAESLGYVDTANVFAFGGSRGGMMTYQLAKGDSPLRAFSIQAGVSDLWRNVENRPGFEDMYAEMMPDYHAHGREAALTRRSASKWAGEIKVPGIIFHGSDDWRVDPQDAVDVAEGMRAAGTPVELHLYFGDTHGMTLNHADMMRHTLAYFERFRTRPDMPAEGAQ
- a CDS encoding P-II family nitrogen regulator — protein: MKKIEAIIKPFKLDEVKEALHEIGVSGITVTEAKGFGRQKGHTELYRGAEYVVDFLPKVKLEVVVSDTIAERVVEAISSAAQTGRIGDGKIFVSSIENALRIRTGEKDDDAI